One Chloroflexota bacterium DNA window includes the following coding sequences:
- a CDS encoding metallophosphoesterase produces MPQIWFTADHHFGHTNIIRYCARPFGSVGEMDTALIRNWNEFVGAEDVVYHLGDFTLGDVGRLIAMVVNLNGRIHLLPGSHDGRWLKDFHPEIPSRSGHFVKLLPPLVSLEFPERSTGRYPLVVVLCHYAMRVWDRAHYGAWHLYGHSHGRLPPQGRSLDVGVDCHNFYPINIDAIAERMPPMESTPDESEP; encoded by the coding sequence ATACCCCAAATCTGGTTTACAGCTGATCATCACTTCGGCCATACGAACATCATTCGTTACTGCGCCCGCCCATTCGGCTCAGTGGGCGAGATGGATACTGCCCTTATTCGGAACTGGAATGAGTTCGTCGGCGCAGAGGATGTCGTCTATCACCTGGGCGATTTCACACTCGGCGATGTTGGACGGTTGATAGCCATGGTGGTCAACTTGAACGGGCGCATCCACCTTTTGCCCGGCAGTCACGATGGCCGGTGGCTGAAGGACTTTCACCCTGAAATCCCCAGCCGTTCGGGGCACTTCGTGAAACTCTTGCCGCCACTCGTTTCACTCGAGTTTCCCGAACGCAGCACGGGCCGCTACCCGCTCGTCGTGGTGCTGTGCCACTACGCCATGCGCGTCTGGGATCGCGCCCACTATGGTGCATGGCATCTTTATGGCCACAGTCACGGTCGCCTGCCGCCACAGGGCCGATCGCTCGACGTGGGTGTGGACTGTCACAACTTTTACCCCATCAACATTGATGCCATTGCCGAGCGCATGCCGCCAATGGAGTCAACTCCTGATGAAAGCGAGCCGTAA
- a CDS encoding ATP-binding protein → MFVNRDEEMAFLNSVLARTHPTPAQMVLLYGRRRVGKTVLARHWAETTGLPTLYWAAEREPAPLQRRKLFARMLGVPLTQAATFESWADLWQAFASILGERKQILILDEVTYAADSDPAFLSALQHAWDHLSKHSHLTLILSGSHVHTMETLLARGSPLFGRFTGQWHLQPLEFAALRQFLRGWQADQRVAAYAIVGGIPAYLERLNSRASLADNIRDVILAPGSMFVAEPELLLYDEVHEPRVYRAILQAIGLGAHTVDEIANAALVGKAHLSAYLVRLQELRFVERRLPVTIPPGKRQASRLGRYHLIDPFLRFYFRFIAPLRDEVGYRPATVLPGIQEQLRAFVGATTYEELCRSWVRSASLQNRLPFEAQQVGSHWSKGVQVDVVAVNWQAKSILLGECKWGTDKVARKVVSELIEKKAPLLLQALPEAGRSWSAHYAFFSRAGFTPAAQTLARAHQALLVDLARLDRELGS, encoded by the coding sequence ATGTTCGTCAATCGCGATGAGGAAATGGCTTTTTTGAATTCGGTGCTGGCCAGGACTCACCCGACTCCGGCGCAGATGGTTCTGCTCTACGGGCGCAGACGGGTTGGCAAAACCGTCCTGGCGCGGCATTGGGCTGAGACGACGGGACTGCCAACTCTATACTGGGCTGCCGAGCGTGAGCCGGCGCCTTTGCAACGGCGCAAACTCTTTGCCCGAATGTTGGGGGTGCCGCTCACCCAGGCGGCCACGTTCGAGTCCTGGGCCGATTTGTGGCAGGCTTTTGCCTCAATCCTCGGCGAGCGAAAGCAGATTCTGATTCTTGACGAAGTCACCTACGCGGCTGACTCTGACCCGGCATTTCTCTCGGCCTTACAACACGCCTGGGATCACCTCTCCAAACATTCTCATCTGACTCTGATCCTCAGCGGCTCGCACGTCCACACGATGGAAACGCTCCTGGCACGTGGCTCGCCGTTGTTTGGCCGGTTCACTGGCCAGTGGCATCTGCAACCCTTGGAGTTTGCCGCCCTACGTCAGTTCCTGCGTGGCTGGCAAGCGGACCAGCGAGTTGCGGCCTATGCCATTGTGGGCGGGATCCCTGCGTACTTGGAGCGCCTCAATTCTCGAGCCTCGCTGGCAGATAACATCCGGGACGTGATCTTGGCTCCAGGCAGTATGTTTGTGGCCGAACCGGAACTTCTGCTTTACGACGAGGTTCATGAACCCCGCGTTTACCGTGCCATTTTGCAAGCCATTGGCCTGGGCGCGCACACCGTTGACGAGATTGCCAATGCGGCGCTGGTTGGCAAAGCCCATCTCTCGGCCTACCTGGTACGCTTGCAGGAATTGAGGTTTGTCGAGCGACGACTGCCGGTGACGATCCCGCCTGGCAAGCGCCAGGCCAGCCGGCTGGGGCGTTATCATCTCATCGATCCCTTCCTGCGATTCTATTTCCGCTTTATCGCTCCCTTGCGTGATGAGGTCGGTTATCGCCCGGCGACGGTGCTGCCGGGCATCCAAGAGCAGTTGCGGGCTTTTGTCGGCGCGACGACTTATGAGGAACTCTGTCGGTCCTGGGTGCGCTCGGCCAGCCTTCAGAACCGCCTGCCCTTTGAAGCCCAGCAGGTCGGCAGCCATTGGAGTAAGGGTGTTCAGGTAGATGTGGTGGCGGTGAATTGGCAGGCCAAGTCTATCTTGTTGGGCGAATGCAAATGGGGAACCGACAAAGTGGCCCGCAAGGTAGTGAGCGAGCTGATAGAAAAGAAAGCGCCGTTGTTGCTTCAAGCCCTGCCTGAGGCAGGGCGCAGTTGGTCAGCTCACTATGCGTTCTTCAGTCGCGCTGGTTTTACTCCTGCCGCCCAAACCTTAGCCAGGGCGCATCAAGCGCTTCTGGTCGATCTCGCCCGGCTGGATCGGGAATTAGGAAGCTGA
- a CDS encoding ATP-binding protein: protein MNSSYSPPETYHPRWLTPALQAASHDHAVIVLTGARQVGKSTLLLNAEPFREWRFHSLDDFNTLRQARESPAGLWAGTNRVVLDEVQKAPELLPAVKQAVDRNPQRVRFVLSGSANLLLMKQVSESLAGRAVYFVLDPMTLGEVHHGQPTDLISRALAGEWPAESALPATPPDAILDLLRGLMPPLLTLETPQSWVRWWDGYVATYLERDLRPVSQIDALLDFRRLMELAALRSGQLLNQSELARDAQLSQSTAHRYLNILEATHMFERLPAFTVSRTTRLLKSPKAFWNDSGLAIFLSGYYEENDLRGARELGAYFETFIYHHLRALTRLMTPPGRLYFWRTRTGAEVDFVVEHGRRLLAVEVKRTAQPGYADTAGLRAFLADHPKAAGGLLLHGGRDIYYVDKNIVAAPWTVLTG from the coding sequence ATGAATAGTAGTTATTCTCCACCAGAAACATATCACCCGCGCTGGCTCACCCCGGCCCTGCAAGCCGCCAGCCATGATCATGCGGTCATCGTCCTGACGGGCGCGCGGCAGGTTGGCAAGAGCACCCTCCTGCTCAATGCCGAGCCGTTTCGCGAGTGGCGGTTTCACAGCCTGGACGATTTCAATACCTTGCGTCAGGCGCGCGAAAGCCCGGCGGGATTGTGGGCAGGGACGAACCGGGTCGTTCTCGACGAAGTGCAAAAAGCGCCGGAACTGTTGCCCGCCGTCAAACAGGCGGTGGATCGCAACCCGCAACGAGTCCGCTTTGTGCTCTCTGGTTCGGCCAATTTGCTGTTGATGAAGCAGGTCAGCGAGAGCCTGGCCGGCCGGGCCGTATATTTCGTGCTCGATCCGATGACGCTGGGTGAAGTTCACCACGGCCAACCCACTGACCTGATCTCTCGCGCACTGGCGGGTGAATGGCCTGCTGAAAGCGCTCTGCCTGCTACCCCGCCTGATGCAATATTAGACCTTTTGCGTGGGCTGATGCCGCCATTGCTCACCCTGGAGACTCCTCAATCGTGGGTGCGCTGGTGGGATGGGTACGTCGCCACTTATCTGGAACGCGACCTTCGGCCCGTGTCGCAAATCGACGCCCTCCTTGATTTCCGGCGACTAATGGAATTGGCAGCGTTGCGTTCCGGGCAATTGCTCAATCAATCCGAACTGGCCAGAGATGCTCAACTGTCACAGTCGACGGCGCATCGTTACCTAAACATTCTCGAAGCCACGCACATGTTTGAGCGCCTGCCTGCCTTCACCGTCAGCCGCACTACCCGCCTCCTCAAATCGCCGAAGGCATTCTGGAACGACAGCGGGCTGGCAATTTTTCTTTCGGGCTACTACGAAGAAAATGATCTGCGCGGAGCACGGGAGTTAGGCGCATATTTCGAGACCTTCATCTACCACCATTTGCGCGCCTTGACCCGATTGATGACGCCGCCCGGCCGGCTGTACTTTTGGCGCACCCGAACCGGCGCTGAAGTTGACTTCGTCGTCGAGCACGGCCGGCGCCTACTGGCTGTCGAAGTCAAACGCACCGCGCAACCAGGGTATGCCGACACCGCCGGACTGCGTGCCTTTCTGGCCGACCACCCCAAAGCCGCAGGGGGTTTGCTTCTACACGGCGGACGCGACATCTACTACGTGGATAAAAATATTGTCGCCGCTCCATGGACGGTACTGACAGGTTAA
- a CDS encoding ATP-binding protein: protein MKFVDRRRELKQLDDFYHHPRAGLLIVYGRRRVGKTSLLSHWLDQIVAQSKLPANTSLFWTATTQGIQYQLRDFSQAVIRLDPRLPAPPAPDYSFPTWDAAFGYLADLAAMHSAKSPFVAVIDEFTYLVQSDPGIVGLLQRVWDHQLSRTPNLRLVLSGSLVGIMEKKVLSAQSPLYGRATSLLRLNPLPFGTLAELFPAWSSAERVALYSVCGGVPSYLALFDGTASFTRGLRAGALAPGSLMFSDAALLLNERLTDPFVYSSVLGSIASGYHIWTEIAKMAGVPETNLGHYLDTLQALGLVERRSPVLAGANTRRGRYHVRDPFLRFYYRFLLPHRTAIERGELARVTETIASDLRAFIGAYVFEELCREWVFYEADRGGLGFLPEEVGSFWAQQRGQSVQLDVVAASRRSKQLLIGEAKWGDKPVAREVLTDLVTRSQRMPQVPEGWQTHYVLFARAGFTDATREAARTLNARLVDLSELEQGLRASAEP, encoded by the coding sequence ATGAAATTCGTCGATCGTCGGCGCGAATTGAAACAACTGGATGACTTTTACCACCACCCACGAGCCGGGTTGCTCATTGTCTACGGCCGCCGCCGGGTGGGCAAGACCAGCCTACTGTCTCATTGGTTGGATCAGATCGTGGCTCAATCTAAACTGCCAGCCAACACCTCTCTATTCTGGACGGCAACCACCCAAGGCATTCAATATCAACTGCGTGATTTCTCTCAAGCGGTGATCCGCCTCGATCCACGATTGCCGGCGCCACCCGCCCCAGACTATTCCTTCCCAACCTGGGATGCCGCTTTTGGCTATTTGGCCGACCTGGCCGCCATGCATTCGGCGAAATCGCCATTTGTCGCGGTCATTGATGAGTTCACCTATTTGGTGCAAAGTGATCCCGGCATCGTCGGCCTGCTCCAACGAGTCTGGGATCATCAGCTCTCGCGCACGCCCAATCTTCGCTTGGTGCTCAGCGGGTCGTTGGTGGGCATCATGGAAAAGAAGGTGTTGTCGGCCCAATCGCCGCTCTATGGTCGGGCCACCTCACTGCTCAGACTCAATCCGCTCCCGTTCGGGACCCTGGCCGAACTTTTTCCTGCCTGGTCTTCTGCTGAACGCGTCGCCTTGTACTCAGTCTGCGGCGGCGTCCCTTCTTACCTGGCCCTGTTTGATGGCACCGCGAGCTTCACCCGCGGGTTGCGGGCGGGCGCGCTGGCTCCGGGCAGCCTGATGTTCAGCGACGCCGCCTTGCTGTTGAACGAACGCCTGACAGACCCGTTCGTCTATTCTTCGGTGCTTGGCTCGATTGCCAGTGGCTACCATATCTGGACCGAGATTGCCAAAATGGCCGGCGTCCCTGAGACAAATTTGGGGCATTACCTGGACACCCTCCAGGCCCTCGGCTTGGTGGAGCGCCGTAGCCCGGTTCTGGCCGGGGCCAACACCCGGCGGGGCCGGTATCACGTTCGGGATCCATTCCTGCGGTTCTATTACCGGTTCCTCCTTCCACACCGGACCGCCATTGAGCGCGGCGAACTGGCGCGAGTCACTGAAACGATTGCCAGTGACTTGCGGGCCTTTATTGGCGCTTATGTGTTTGAAGAATTATGCCGGGAATGGGTATTCTATGAAGCCGACCGGGGCGGGCTGGGATTTCTGCCAGAAGAAGTCGGAAGTTTCTGGGCGCAACAACGCGGACAATCCGTTCAGCTGGATGTTGTCGCGGCCAGCCGCCGTAGCAAACAACTATTGATTGGCGAGGCGAAATGGGGAGATAAACCGGTGGCCCGAGAAGTTTTGACGGATTTGGTCACGCGCAGTCAACGGATGCCGCAAGTTCCGGAAGGGTGGCAGACACACTACGTGCTATTTGCCCGCGCCGGTTTCACCGACGCCACCCGAGAAGCGGCGCGGACGCTGAATGCCCGGCTGGTGGACCTGTCAGAGTTGGAACAAGGCCTGCGCGCCTCGGCTGAACCCTGA